In bacterium, the DNA window AGTTTTCTAAATTAGACAAAGCGCCGAAAGGGAAATCGGCAGAAATTACGTTTTGGGTGACGGTGCCGAGTAATACACCTGCGGGTAGCAATGTATTGCTCGCGATTGAAGGAAAAGACCCGGTTGCGATGGAAAAAATAAACGGATTGAGTTTTCAAACGACCGTTGACGCGACAACGGGCGATACATTGAAATATGCGTATCTCCGCGGAGGCGCGAACGCGTCTTCGGACCAAAAAGAGTGGAGGGTGAAATCGTTCAAAAAAAACGTGTACGATTACGTTTCCGGATGGAGTGATATTGGGACTCCAGCGGCGCTTGCGTCTCTGCTTGGGCCCGCTGTTGAAATGTATGATACGTGGTCCATCAACTACAACATGCAGTTTTTTGAGGATACCAGAAAGAATTTGGATGTTACGATGGAGCGAATAAGCGCGATGGGCGGAAAGGAAATCGGCGTGTATAGTTTCATTGATATGGAGGGCGACCGGGAGAGCTTTACTGTTCAAGAGGCTCCGCTGATGCCACGGACAATTTGGGGGCAGGTAAAGCATAAATCCGGCCGTGACGCGTCCATTACCGAGAGCGAAATGAAGCAAATTGCGAAAACAGCGAAAAAGTACGGATTAAAAACAACGATCTATTACAACATCGGCGCCGATTATACGAAATACATAAACATTACGGCGAATCCGTTTGCCGCGCGGGGAAGCGGCGGCAATTTGGCGGAAAGGCGCGCGGGTGAGGACTTCGGCCGATATGAGCCAAAGACCAAAGCATGGCTTGACCGTTATTTCGGTCAGCTGGAAACGGTGCTGGTGGAGTGGGCGAGGAGAATGGAATTAGCCGGTATTGATGCGTTTGACATCACTCCGCACTATCGTCCGCCGACCGTGGCTCCGCTTGAGGAATACGCCAATGCAAAATGGCGTGAGATCATTGCGGCAATGCGCGAGGTGTATAACGGCAAAATTTATGCCGATGGCAGCCCTGCATACCGTGATGATGTAGACGGCGTGTATGTTTCCGCAGGCATTACTGTGCGACCAAGCGCGACAATCGGTGAAATGCGCGATGCGTGGAAAAGAGAGTTGCAGACGCTTGAGGCGAAGTTCGCGGGATACCGGAAATCTGTCATTGTGATGGCCGCCGTTTCAAGTTTTGACGGCGCGTTAAGCGGAAAATCCGGCATGGAATTCTTGGATTATGAGGAAGTGAAGGCGGCCGGCTATAAGCGCGATTGGCAGGGACAAGCGGATGCGTATGAGGCCTTTTTTGAGGCGCTTGCGGAAGGGTTTGATTTTGACGGCTTTGGGACCCGACTTTTGTCTTGGGACGACATGATGGGGCCGGAGTATATCCCTTCGCGATATAGCGATTTGGGATCGAGTATCAGAAGTAAGCCCGCGGAGGCGGTGTGGAAGAAGTGGGTGCTGGCGAAGTAAAATCAAAAATCCCCTCTGATGCACATCGGAGGGGATTTTTGATTTGAGATGAATCTTATTGCGGCATCGTCGGAGGCATCGGACCTTCTGTCTTTTTGCCGAAGAGCAGCCACAAACCGGCAACCAGGATAATGCCCATCGTGACCGGAGCCACGATGCCGTAGGTTTCGACCTGCGACGCCGCGCCCGCGGTGAGTATTAACCCGATGATAGAAACAACCACACCAAGCGCTTTTCTTTTGTTCATAGTAATAACAGAAAAGTGATTTTCTCGACCCTTTTCTTTATTATACCAAATCGGAAGGACGCAAAAATCGCGTATAAATAACATTCCGACATTCTTGAGAATGTCGGAATGTTATTTTGGTTCTTTATAATACCACGATTTCCGCTTTGCGGAGGCCGAAGTTTTTGGCGGACGCGCGGTCCGGGAACCAGATGTCCACGCGGTCGCTGAATCTTCGGTGCATACGGTCTTTCACAACAAAGATTTTATTGCCGAAGAGTTTCGGAATCATGATGCGCGTGTGCATCGGCAAAAAGTTCGCGGCAACAACGCCATCGGTCACGTGATAACCGGAAGCAGTGATAAACGGTGTGTCGTCGGTTTGGTCCGGCGTTGAAGAATATGCCGTGATGACCGCGCTCATCGTTTTCTTTTTTGATGGCGCAAACAGCGTTTCGCGCAGTGTTGAGTCGGCGACCAGCGTCTCAATTCCCGGTGTCGGTAAGGAAAGCGAGGGGATGACACCTGTTGGAATCAGCGGAAGCATGAACGCAAGCGTCAAACCGCCGGCGGCGAAGCGCTTGGTGAGCGGCGCGAGGTATTTACGCAGTGTTTGTGCGGTTTGCGGCAACAACCATTGAATAGCAGTGAAAAACATAGGTTTTATGCGTCTTTATCTAACAAAAACCCTCCGCTTGGAGGATTCTCAACTTTTGCTATATTATATACCCTATTTATTTAAAAGTCAACCCCCTGTGCCAAAGCTTCGCGTTGGCACAGGGCAGGGCTTGCATGTGGGCGCGGTTGCAGTTTTTCGAGGTTTTTGGTATGTTATTATAAGTTTCAATCGGTTCTTCTGGGGGATAAGACAATGGCAGGGAATATGCCGCCGAGGGAGCTGTGTGTGGTGACGGAAGATGTCCTCATCGAGCCAGCGATGCTCATTCCGGGGTGGGACTCCATGATTTGGATTCCGTGTGTGTCTGCGGGATCTATCTGTCAGGCTTTGCAGGAGAGCACCTTCAGAGCCGAGAAGTACACGCTCATTTACTACGGTTACGATTTTGGATCGCTTCTCTTATGGGTCCCCTCGTCGGTGCTTCGTCCGTACGATCCGCAACGGGATGCGGAGACGAGGAAGCTGGAGCGTCCGGATCCGTGCGGCGATCAGCGGCGCTGCGCGCCGTAACGAAGGTCGCCTTCGCCCCGTATGGCGGGGCTTCGGCGAACCAAAGGAGGTTGCGATGAAGGAGAAGATTCAGTGCATCGGGGCAGCGGCGGCCGGTGTGGTCGTCATGGCGCTGGTGCTTGTTGGGGGATACCAGGGAGTCCGGTTCGCGTCCCGAGCTGTACACATGTACGATCCCTGCGCGAAGCTTGAGGCAACGAAGGACGCGACGATGCCTATCCTCCGGATTCTTGGCGGTCAGTAAGGGAGAAAATCAGCGTGCGGCGGTCGCCTTAGGGTGATCGCCGCTTTCGTTTTTGTATAAAATGGTAACGCGGTCGTTTTTAGGCGACCGCGTTGTTTGCTTCCAACATTTTTTTGAGCTCCACGAGGACTTCCGTGCCGCACGCGTGGCCGTGATCCATTGCCCGCGTGATGTCGCCGGCGTTGAAGTCAATCGTGGTAAGCGCGCCGATGAGCATCTTCGGCGTGATGAACACGATACAGCGCTTGGAGAGTCCATAGCGCTTCCCGAACCGCGCCATAAGGCCGATTTTTCGGATGTAGGGGACGATGGAACCTCCCGTCCATACGGTGAGCGCGGGATTCTTCGCGTACACTTTGACGACTTCGTCGAAGAAGGCGATGTCATACATTGTGCCGAATGCCTTCATGAAGTCCGGGAAGAACCCTCGCCGTTCATCGGCGCGCGGCTGGTCGTTCACAAGCACAAACACGATGTCGGCTTTGCGCAGCGCAACCCTTAGGCCGTTTCCGAAGTAGAGGCCGTCAAACCGTTTCCGGTTTCTGATGAATGGCAGGAAGCTTGCCGAGCCGACGATTTCGTCCAGGATTGCCTCCGGATTTTTCTTGAACCGCTCATCGTGGTTTCCGACGAGTGTATGGCAGTCCGCTCGGCCTTTCCTTGCGCGGCGATGCACGGCAATGTCAAATTCCGTCTCCGCCGCGGTGAGCCCTTTCACGTCAATGCGGTCCGCCAAGCTTCGGATGCCGTCAATGGTCGGTGGCAGTCCGTTGCGCAGAACGTCGTTCAGAAACGCCGCTTCCATAAAGCGCCACGCCGTTTTCACGATTGTGCGCCAGACGTGGTGATTGTCCTCCAGTTCGTCCAGCAAGATGTCGCGGATCATGTGGACTTTGTTGAACAACGCCTTCGGGCCGATGCGTTCAATCTCCCGGAATGTCCGCACCAGTCCCGCTGTGCGTGAACCTGAGGCGATGTATTCAGCAAATGCGATTGCCGTTCCCGAAGTACCCAGGATGTAATCAAATGCCATGCCGGCACCGTGGAGCGCTATGAGTACTCCGACACTGAAGGCGACCTTGAAGCCGCCCCCAGTCGCGACGAGCGCGAGCCGCAGCCCGTGCCATCGGCTGTTGGCAGCCATGGGTCACCTCATGAGTTTTTAAGGTACGGGGGATCCGTTCGCGGAATCGCAAAACTAAAAGACCCCCTCTGCGGCGCGCCTATTGGTGCGTCCTAGAGGAGGCCTTTCGCGTTGTTGCGTTGGATCGCATACGCAGAGCGGTAACAGTTATTAGTCAAACTTCACTTTTAGTTTTTTCGTTTTTTCGCGGTTCAATTTCGGTAGGCGAATCGTGAGCACCCCGTTTTTCATTGCCGCCACCGCGCGTTCCGCGTCAATCTCCTGCGGCAGAATAATTTGCCGGGCAAAGCGCCCCCAATAGCACTCCTGAAAGAAATAATCCTCGTCCGCGACTTCTTCCATCTTCTCGCGTTTGCCGCGGATGGTGACGGACTCCGCGGTGATGGCGATATCTAATTCCTCGGGGTCAACGCCCGCGATGGTGGACTGAATGACGATTTCCGTCGGCGTCTGATAGACATCTACGGTCAGTTGCCCCTCGGCTTCTTCCACGAAGTTGCCGATTTCCTCCTCAACTTTTTGACGGGAAAGAGTAGTACTCGCTTTCGCAAGTTCAATCCGCACTTCGTTTTCCTGTTCGTCTAACGTCATAATGCTTCAATGCGCTTTAATTTTTCGAAATCGTTGAGGACAAAGAAAGCGATGGCAACCAGAAACAGCGTGGCAACCATGTTTTCAGGCTTATATCTTAGTATAAGATAGTTGAATGCCGCGTGCAACAATGTCGCAACACCGATGCCTTCGAGAAGAATCGTGAAAGATCCGGGCGTTTTGACCGGGTTTTGTTCCGGCGCGGCCGGAAGCGACGGGGCGGAAATTTTCGCGTAGCGGGCAACCATGGTGAGGCCCCAATAATAACCGACTAAGGCAGAGCTTAAGACGTGGAGGAGCGTGGCGCCGATGAAACGGAGCGAGGTGACTTCCACCGGCCCCAGGGCTTGCGGCAGAAAAACGCTGGTCCACTGGAAAGCGGAGGCGATATTTTCCATCGCGGCGAAACCAAGCGAGGCGACGATCATGTAAATCATGGCGTCTAGTGGTTCGTCAAAGTCTTTCCGCCACGCGACGGTCAAGTAGACCGCGACGAACTTGAAGAGCTCTTCAATGCCCGCGAGGAGGAAAAGCCCGAGGATGCTCATCGTTTCAATGTCCGCGGCCCCAAGAATCTGCGCGAGAAAAAACTGCGGGCCGAACACAAACAGCGTGGTCGCGGCACCGGAAAGGAAAACATAGAAGAGTAATCGCTTCGGTTCCGGACGCGCCTCGTCCTCGCGGAGAAAAAACAGGAGCCACACGAAGCTTGGGATAAGTCCGACGAAAAGATTGAACGCGAAAGACATTACTTACAGTATATAGTATTCACGAATATCGCGAATAGGGAATATAAATATCGCGAATATCCGCCTCCATTCGCGTTATTTTTATCGTTTTATTCGTGATATTAGCGAACACTATATCTACCAAGGCTCAACAATCAGCCATTTGCTGTCAGATGCCGGAAGTTTTTGGAAAATTTCTTCCGTGATGTGCGGCATAAAGAGGTGGAGCATTTTGAGCGATGCGGTAAGCACGTGCAGGAGGATGGCGTTTGTGTGTTCGTCCGGTTGCGTTTTTGATGCTTCAAGATAGACATCGCAGAAATCGTGCCAAAAGAAATCGTAGAGGCCGTGAAGCGCGGGGCCGAGTTCGTAGGAGGCGATTTGTTTTTCCAATAGTTTTTTTGTTGCTATGAGTTTTTTGAGTATTTGTTTGTCGGCGGCTGTTTTTGGCCTCGGCGTGTCAAGGTAGCCCTTCGACTTCGCCGCTGCTCCGCTCAGGGGATAATTACTTGCTGAGCTTGTCGAAGCATTACCTACGCGCCCTAACACAAACCGGCTGGCGTTCCAAATTTTGTTTGCAAACTTCCTGCCGGCCATCACCGCGGCTTCATCCCAGCGGATGTCTTGGTTGCCCATGGTTTGCCAGATGATGCCGAATCGCGTCGCGTCCGCGCCGTATTGGTCAATGTATTGGAGCGGGTCAATGCCGGTGCCCAAACTCTTGGACATGCGCTTGCCGTCTTTTGTAAG includes these proteins:
- a CDS encoding Hsp20/alpha crystallin family protein: MTLDEQENEVRIELAKASTTLSRQKVEEEIGNFVEEAEGQLTVDVYQTPTEIVIQSTIAGVDPEELDIAITAESVTIRGKREKMEEVADEDYFFQECYWGRFARQIILPQEIDAERAVAAMKNGVLTIRLPKLNREKTKKLKVKFD
- a CDS encoding patatin-like phospholipase family protein, with the protein product MAANSRWHGLRLALVATGGGFKVAFSVGVLIALHGAGMAFDYILGTSGTAIAFAEYIASGSRTAGLVRTFREIERIGPKALFNKVHMIRDILLDELEDNHHVWRTIVKTAWRFMEAAFLNDVLRNGLPPTIDGIRSLADRIDVKGLTAAETEFDIAVHRRARKGRADCHTLVGNHDERFKKNPEAILDEIVGSASFLPFIRNRKRFDGLYFGNGLRVALRKADIVFVLVNDQPRADERRGFFPDFMKAFGTMYDIAFFDEVVKVYAKNPALTVWTGGSIVPYIRKIGLMARFGKRYGLSKRCIVFITPKMLIGALTTIDFNAGDITRAMDHGHACGTEVLVELKKMLEANNAVA
- a CDS encoding PrsW family glutamic-type intramembrane protease; translation: MSFAFNLFVGLIPSFVWLLFFLREDEARPEPKRLLFYVFLSGAATTLFVFGPQFFLAQILGAADIETMSILGLFLLAGIEELFKFVAVYLTVAWRKDFDEPLDAMIYMIVASLGFAAMENIASAFQWTSVFLPQALGPVEVTSLRFIGATLLHVLSSALVGYYWGLTMVARYAKISAPSLPAAPEQNPVKTPGSFTILLEGIGVATLLHAAFNYLILRYKPENMVATLFLVAIAFFVLNDFEKLKRIEAL